In Desulfomonilia bacterium, one genomic interval encodes:
- the rnhA gene encoding ribonuclease HI has translation MTKPKNNFYAVATGKKPGIYTTWFGPDGAEIQVRGVEGARFKGFVKLHEAEAWLKNPGVFKSSAPAKDPSAGSPLSDTDNRIIIYSDGGSINNPGPGGYGVVIIDGGKRRELSGGFRMTTNNRMELTGAIAGLKLFEKPSRILLRTDSQYVVKGIMEGWAKKWRKNGWMRTRNKPAENYDLWKTLLELTEKHDVVFEWLKGHAGHDENERCDELARSASEKKDLPPDINYEEKRTTVQHGLI, from the coding sequence ATGACCAAACCTAAAAACAACTTCTATGCAGTGGCCACAGGCAAAAAGCCGGGCATATACACGACCTGGTTCGGGCCTGATGGAGCTGAAATCCAGGTCCGGGGTGTAGAAGGCGCAAGGTTCAAGGGTTTCGTAAAGCTTCATGAAGCTGAGGCTTGGCTCAAAAACCCCGGGGTGTTCAAATCTTCAGCCCCTGCAAAAGATCCGTCTGCCGGATCGCCACTGTCTGATACCGATAACCGCATAATCATTTATTCAGACGGCGGCAGCATAAACAATCCGGGTCCGGGCGGCTATGGCGTCGTCATTATCGATGGCGGAAAACGCCGGGAGCTTTCAGGCGGTTTCAGGATGACGACAAACAACCGCATGGAGCTGACTGGAGCCATTGCGGGTCTGAAGCTCTTTGAAAAACCCTCTAGAATACTTCTTCGTACGGATTCACAGTATGTGGTCAAGGGCATCATGGAAGGCTGGGCTAAGAAATGGCGCAAAAACGGCTGGATGCGCACCAGAAACAAACCTGCCGAAAATTATGATCTGTGGAAGACGCTGCTTGAGCTTACCGAAAAGCATGATGTCGTTTTCGAATGGTTGAAGGGGCATGCGGGGCATGATGAAAACGAGCGTTGCGATGAACTTGCAAGGTCTGCATCAGAGAAAAAAGACCTGCCTCCGGATATAAACTATGAAGAAAAACGGACAACCGTTCAGCATGGACTCATCTGA
- a CDS encoding PLP-dependent aminotransferase family protein, with product MPLKRLLAKRTENMGASAIREILKVVSQPGMVSLAGGIPAPESFPLEIMTELTARVIEKYGSQAFQYDLTEGFTPLREVLADYLIERGVRAKPDEVIIGTGSQGFLDAMGKALITPGDKVAVEAPTYLGAIQALNPYEPDYVSIATDDSGVIPESLEEVLKNNEVKLIYLVPTFQNPTGRTISLERREKIASLIIKYKSLLIEDDPYSMLRYRGVPLPPIKTMAPDNTVYISTLSKVFAPGLRLGFCVAPPVILRWLVLVKQGVDLHTSTFNQALAAEYMAGGYLERHLPKILGIYKPKQEAMLNALGKYFPSDFYFSRPEGGMFIWVEGNLDMDKVYEKAIEKNVAFVPGKYFFTKKGEGRGTMRLNYTMSDEATIDRAIKTLSEVIGEFK from the coding sequence ATGCCGCTAAAGAGACTTCTGGCAAAACGGACTGAAAACATGGGCGCAAGCGCGATCAGGGAAATCCTGAAAGTCGTATCCCAGCCCGGCATGGTCTCTCTTGCAGGCGGTATTCCGGCTCCTGAAAGTTTTCCGCTTGAAATAATGACCGAACTCACTGCCCGTGTAATCGAAAAGTACGGCAGCCAGGCCTTCCAGTACGACCTGACGGAAGGGTTTACGCCCCTGAGGGAGGTTCTTGCGGATTATCTGATAGAAAGGGGCGTAAGGGCGAAACCCGATGAGGTAATAATCGGCACGGGCTCGCAGGGATTTCTCGACGCAATGGGCAAGGCGCTTATAACGCCCGGAGACAAGGTGGCGGTAGAGGCGCCGACATATCTCGGCGCAATTCAGGCGCTGAATCCTTACGAGCCTGATTATGTAAGCATCGCAACGGACGACAGCGGCGTCATTCCTGAATCGCTTGAAGAGGTGCTTAAAAACAACGAGGTAAAGCTCATATACCTTGTGCCTACATTCCAGAACCCGACCGGAAGGACGATCTCTCTTGAACGCAGGGAAAAAATCGCATCATTGATCATCAAATACAAGTCACTGCTAATAGAGGACGATCCGTACAGCATGCTCAGGTACCGCGGCGTTCCGCTACCTCCCATCAAGACAATGGCGCCCGACAACACTGTTTACATAAGCACCCTTTCAAAGGTTTTTGCACCCGGTTTGAGGCTCGGATTCTGCGTGGCCCCGCCCGTTATCCTCAGATGGCTCGTGCTTGTAAAGCAGGGCGTCGACCTGCATACTAGCACTTTCAATCAGGCCCTTGCAGCAGAATACATGGCCGGAGGCTATCTCGAGCGGCACCTTCCCAAGATACTGGGCATCTATAAACCGAAGCAGGAGGCGATGCTTAATGCCCTTGGTAAATATTTCCCGTCTGATTTTTATTTTTCAAGGCCCGAAGGGGGCATGTTCATCTGGGTGGAAGGGAATCTTGATATGGATAAAGTATATGAAAAAGCGATAGAGAAAAACGTTGCATTCGTGCCCGGTAAATACTTTTTCACTAAAAAAGGCGAAGGCAGAGGCACCATGAGGCTTAATTACACCATGAGCGATGAAGCGACCATCGACAGGGCGATAAAGACGCTTTCCGAAGTCATAGGAGAGTTTAAATGA